GTCGATCTCTCGGTCGGCGTGACCCGAGTGGCCAATCATCCCTTTTCGGTGTCAGCAAACAATATCGGCGTGGTCACGGAAGACGGGAAACTCTATCTACTTTCCACTAACCGCACGTCGTCACCCCGCTTGCTGGGGCAGGGAATTCGCGTGAACATCACCCGCCCGTAACTCAATCTTTTCGTGTGTCTTTTTGTGTTACGTAATGGGAGGATCAAGTAGATGGCGCTGCAAATGAGGAGGAGGCGATGACGTTCGATCCGAGGCATAAGAGCCGTATACTGTTGGAGGGGCCGGATCGCGCGCCGTCACGGGCGATGCTCAAGGCCATCGGGTTTACGGATGAAGACCTTGCGAGACCGCTCGTCGGCGTCGCCCACTGCTGGATCGAGGTCATGCCGTGCAACATCAACCATCGGACGCTGGCCGAGCGGGTCAAAAAAGGGATCCGGGCGGCCGGCGGGACGCCGATCGAATACAATACCATCGGTATCTCCGACGGGGTCTCGATGGGCACCGAAGGGATGAAGACCTCCCTGGTCAGCCGCGAGGTCGTGGCCGACTCGGTCGAACTGGTCGCCAGGGGCCACCTGTTTGATGGGCTGGTCGCCATCTCCGGCTGCGACAAGACGATCCCGGGGACGGTTATGGCGCTGACCCGATTGAACATCCCGGGCCTCATGCTCTATAGCGGCTCCACGGCATTCGGCGACTACGAGGGCCGCCACCTCACCATCCAGGATGTCTTTGAGGCGGTGGGCGCCTTCAATGTCGGTACCATGCCGCTCAAGGAGCTTCGCGCCATCGAGAACTGCGCCTGTCCGGGCGCCGGCGCCTGCGGCGGTCAGTTCACCGCCAACACCATGTCGACCGCTTTTGAGATGCTGGGCATCTCACCGATGGGCTGGAATGGCGTTCCGGCGACCGATGCCCGGAAGGAAGAGGTAGCCTTCGAGTGCGGAAAGTTGGTGATGGAGGTGTTGCGGCGAGGTATCACGCCGAAACAGATTCTCACCCGCAACGCCTTCCGCAACGCCATCGCCGGGGTCATGGCCACCGGGGGATCCACCAACGCCGTCCTCCACCTGATCGCTGTGGCTAAGGCCGCCGGTGTCAAGCTGGCGCTGGACGATTTCGATCGAATATCGAGGAAGACCCCGCTCCTGGCCGACCTGAAGCCGTGGGGACGCTTTACCGCCCCCGACATGTACATGGCGGGCGGTATGCCGGTGATAGCCAAGCGCCTGTTGGATGCCGGAATCCTCCATGCCGATGAGCTGACGGTCACCGGCAGGACGATCGGCGAGGAGGCGCGGGCCGCCCGAGAGACCAAGGGGCAGGTGGTGATCTATCCGCTAAAAAAACCGATTAAGCCGACCGGCGGGATGGTCATTCTTCGGGGTAACCTTGCGCCGGACGGGTGCGTGGCCAAGGTCGCCGGTCACGAGCGGATGGTCCATCGCGGCCCGGCCAAGG
Above is a window of Candidatus Methylomirabilis lanthanidiphila DNA encoding:
- a CDS encoding dihydroxy-acid dehydratase → MTFDPRHKSRILLEGPDRAPSRAMLKAIGFTDEDLARPLVGVAHCWIEVMPCNINHRTLAERVKKGIRAAGGTPIEYNTIGISDGVSMGTEGMKTSLVSREVVADSVELVARGHLFDGLVAISGCDKTIPGTVMALTRLNIPGLMLYSGSTAFGDYEGRHLTIQDVFEAVGAFNVGTMPLKELRAIENCACPGAGACGGQFTANTMSTAFEMLGISPMGWNGVPATDARKEEVAFECGKLVMEVLRRGITPKQILTRNAFRNAIAGVMATGGSTNAVLHLIAVAKAAGVKLALDDFDRISRKTPLLADLKPWGRFTAPDMYMAGGMPVIAKRLLDAGILHADELTVTGRTIGEEARAARETKGQVVIYPLKKPIKPTGGMVILRGNLAPDGCVAKVAGHERMVHRGPAKVYNREEDAFAAVKAGKIKAGDVVVIRYEGPKGGPGMREMLGVTGALAGAGLLDSVALMTDGRFSGATHGMMIGHIAPEAAVGGPIAALRTGDTVHLDINKRRLDVELSAAELKRRLRTWKPPTPRYKSGVMAKYARVVSSASEGAVTD